The proteins below are encoded in one region of Octopus sinensis unplaced genomic scaffold, ASM634580v1 Contig18900, whole genome shotgun sequence:
- the LOC115231820 gene encoding uncharacterized protein LOC115231820 yields MGCINRAIAYAIVREPPETMDEISLYLYSAQTTYDEITQRPAPKSRWRENIAAKVAARKAELEALTGHILNVSNGVKGKTPPLVRTLLRRERAAKWDLNELRRVRAEREELILVYQKKLSTHESRCQRRRENNLFEFNRRSFYRRLHGETKEGTQQKAEMLDTWGSMWKARPRKGVSFPFCGPDAPLMTESCGVSDIRKKFDEAVTRLSDWKTPGVDKVYNFFIKNCKPIHDCMCRAIEQFTLDPGSIPEWLCTGVTYLIPKVDNPSAPTDYRPITCMPNLYKLMTKVVATEVRNFVEVNGILSENQLGTRRDCQGAKEQALINKCLARAHGNSLVSMWVDVKKAYDSVDHAYLVECLRRLKLPMWFIKFVATVMDRWNVHLNYNKCDIGEVKLERGILQGDSMSPLLFVLCLEPLSRVLTAQFEQMSIEHEGGCFSTNHLMFIDDIKLFARSSEILHSMGKVLKGFMKAVGLELNYNKSATNTPVCGDLVKVLEEHQGYKYLGVVESPASLITPETRKCVVEGVRSRAAMLCKTRLNARNLFHALNEYAISLLNYYVGLIEFEPSEYDEMDLIVRRVLRENHVHVLASNKERLYLSRGQLGRGLSNIVHLSERILTKMHDTLWSGSSVSQRKAAILAAEKARGTHLGTIKGYVSAKYGLGATQVNVKELIKLQKESLIKKINLKVLHKTLFSSLDNPHIDVSSSSTWLKYGNNSPRSEGLFSYLQDRNFFNGQRKQCNHCKSKAMTVDHLATKCGSMLYHDYTWRHNEVVRSLHLLLCNKYGLRRSRKLRTHRVQSVCENSRVCIKVDTPIRTSIVVQHNRPDIVVHDKVTGEIVIVEVGITCLDRLQIVEVEKRRNPSCRNMRQVSSTCGFLVGLKSRTSPQFKRTWMRYIVRIHSKISAYVLTSFSWQALIVPVNPTRSIGLTLCRFPLLECSWTTNPYQDITGFSLVGKGFLIKTAPMALNYGESGTEGGRVTLEEWRVALMKVLAPVRFAHAAERNPDAVDPLMDRFHTVMRNLDPTYQPERSLVLKMYQKYLPDRGLDKLCCLLDKMLYTCPEDPMSALRFCTIPFYNAGNAVLSRVVSLCAAFPNELERAVMVESLFASAHLFSKMKHRKNNHRTRIADNHLNDVLTLSKTTYAPNIDELSNKKQQYMKN; encoded by the exons ATGGGTTGCATCAATCGTGCCATAGCTTACGCGATCGTGCGTGAGCCTCCGGAGACAATGGACGAGATTTCTCTTTATTTGTACTCGGCACAGACAACCTATGATGAAATCACTCAGAGGCCTGCCCCAAAGAGTAGATGGAGAGAAAACATTGCCGCAAAAGTAGCCGCAAGGAAAGCCGAGCTGGAAGCGCTGACTGGGCACATTTTGAATGTGAGCAATGGGGTCAAGGGCAAGACTCCCCCCTTGGTGCGTACTTTACTTCGTCGGGAACGAGCTGCCAAATGGGACCTCAACGAGTTGAGGCGTGTCCGGGCAGAGAGGGAGGAGCTGATTCTCGTTTATCAGAAGAAGCTCTCAACTCATGAGTCTCGGTGTCAGCGCAGGCGGGAGAACAACCTGTTTGAATTTAATCGCAGGTCGTTCTATCGTCGGTTGCACGGAGAGACGAAGGAGGGTACCCAGCAAAAGGCCGAAATGCTTGACACATGGGGGAGTATGTGGAAAGCACGTCCTCGCAAGGGTGTGTCGTTTCCGTTTTGTGGACCCGATGCTCCCTTGATGACCGAGTCTTGTGGTGTCTCTGACATCCGCAAGAAGTTCGATGAAGCAGTAACCCGTCTCTCTGACTGGAAGACACCTGGGGTCGATAAagtgtataatttctttattaaaaattgcAAACCTATCCATGATTGCATGTGTCGAGCAATCGAACAGTTTACACTAGACCCTGGCTCGATTCCAGAgtggttatgtactggggtcacttATTTGATCCCTAAAGTAGATAACCCTTCCGCTCCGACAGATTATCGTCCGATAACCTGTATGCCCAACCTGTACAAGTTGATGACTAAGGTGGTGGCTACTGAGGTCAGAAATTTCGTGGAGGTGAATGGGATTCTGTCCGAGAACCAGTTAGGTACTCGGCGGGATTGCCAGGGAGCTAAGGAGCAGGCACTGATCAACAAATGCCTCGCGAGAGCCCACGGAAACTCACTAGTGTCAATGTGGGTGGATGTGAAGAAGGCATATGACTCGGTTGATCATGCCTACCTCGTTGAGTGTCTGCGAAGGCTTAAGTTGCCAATGtggtttatcaaatttgttgcaaCTGTGATGGACAGGTGGAACGTCCATCTAAATTACAACAAATGCGATATAGGCGAGGTGAAACTAGAGAGGGGCATATTACAGGGCGACAGCATGTCTCCGCTGCTGTTCGTCCTCTGCCTAGAACCGCTGAGTAGAGTCCTCACTGCCCAATTCGAACAAATGTCGATCGAACATGAAGGAGGGTGTTTTAGCACCAACCATCTCATGTTCATAGACGACATTAAGCTGTTCGCTCGGTCTTCAGAGATCCTTCACTCAATGGGTAAAGTCCTGAAAGGTTTCATGAAGGCCGTGGGGTTGGAGCTCAACTACAACAAGTCGGCGACTAACACCCCTGTGTGTGGTGACCTAGTCAAAGTCTTGGAGGAACACCAAGGATATAAGTATCTTGGTGTGGTTGAGAGTCCAGCCTCATTAATCACACCCGAAACGAGAAAGTGTGTAGTGGAGGGTGTGCGTAGTAGGGCGGCAATGTTATGTAAGACTCGGCTTAATGCACGGAACTTATTTCATGCCTTGAACGAGTATGCCATCTCATTGCTAAACTACTACGTTGGCCTGATCGAATTCGAGCCGAGTGAGTACGATGAAATGGACCTTATTGTCCGAAGAGTACTCCGAGAGAATCATGTCCACGTGTTGGCAAGCAATAAGGAGAGATTGTACTTGTCTCGCGGGCAGCTAGGACGTGGACTGAGTAACATCGTACACTTAAGTGAGCGAATTCTTACTAAGATGCACGACACCTTGTGGAGTGGGTCGAGTGTATCCCAAAGGAAGGCTGCCATCCTTGCTGCTGAAAAAGCGCGTGGTACACACCTAGGGACCATAAAAGGCTATGTGTCGGCTAAGTATGGTCTAGGTGCTACCCAAGTTAATGTGAAGGAGTTGATCAAACTTCAAAAGGAGTCTTTAATTAAAAAGATCAACTTAAAAGTCCTTCACAAGACTCTCTTTAGCAGCCTGGACAACCCGCACATTGACGTATCGTCGTCATCTACGTGGCTGAAATATGGGAATAACTCTCCCCGATCAGAAGGGTTGTTCTCATATTTGCAGGATAGAAACTTTTTTAATGGTCAACGGAAACAGTGTAACCACTGTAAGAGTAAGGCAATGACCGTTGACCATTTAGCCACGAAGTGCGGGAGTATGCTTTACCATGATTACACATGGAGGCATAACGAGGTGGTGAGGTCCCTCCATCTTTTGCTCTGCAATAAGTACGGCTTGAGGCGGTCCAGAAAGTTGCGAACCCATCGAGTTCAATCGGTGTGTGAGAACTCGCGGGTGTGCATTAAGGTGGATACCCCCATACGCACCTCGATTGTTGTCCAGCACAACAGACCCGACATTGTGGTCCACGATAAGGTCACCGGGGAGATTGTTATCGTGGAGGTGGGCATCACGTGCCTAGACCGTTTGCAGATAGTGGAagtggagaaaaggaggaa CCCGAGTTGTCGGAATATGCGGCAGGTGTCGTCAACATGTGGATTTCTCGTGGGCTTAAAATCCCGGACGTCCCCTCAGTTCAAAAGAACTTGGATGAGATACATTGTTCGCATACACTCGAAGATATCCGCCTACGTGCTGACCAGTTTCAGTTGGCAAGCATTAATTGTGCCTGTCAACCCCACTCGGTCGATTGGATTGACGCTTTGCCGATTTCCTCTGCTGGAATGTTCCTGGACAACGAATCCGTATCAAGACATAACCGGATTTTCTCTGgttggaaaaggttttttgattAAAACCGCACCGATGGCTTTAAATTATGGAGAGTCGGGTACAGAAGGTGGAAGAGTAACTCTCGAAGAATGGAGAGTAGCACTAATGAAAGTGTTAGCGCCTGTAAGATTTGCTCACGCAGCAGAGCGAAATCCTGATGCTGTCGACCCACTAATGGACAGATTTCACACAGTAATGCGGAACTTAGATCCAACATACCAGCCGGAACGTTCACTTGTATTAAAAATGTACCAAAAATATCTTCCAGACCGAGGTCTAGATAAACTATGCTGTttactagacaaaatgctttataCATGTCCTGAAGATCCAATGTCAGCATTGAGATTCTGCACTATTCCTTTTTATAATGCTGGGAATGCAGTATTATCTCGTGTGGTTTCCCTATGCGCAGCATTCCCTAATGAACTAGAAAGAGCAGTGATGGTAGAGTCGTTATTCGCGTCAGCACAC ttattttcaaaaatgaaacacaggaaaaataatcATAGAACAAGAATTGCGGATAATCATCTTAATGATGTTTTAACTTTATCGAAAACGACCTATGCACCTAATATCGATGAACTCTCGAACAAAAAACAACAgtatatgaaaaattaa